From the genome of Rathayibacter sp. VKM Ac-2759, one region includes:
- a CDS encoding sigma-70 family RNA polymerase sigma factor: MTAVQETDAELVRRAAAGSELAFRSLYRAYVRPVYWLAHGMLHDAGEAEDVTQETFVVAWSKLGELELASDSLLPWLATICRFQAANRVRSRRRDREQTVEADDELASPHDLEQQMVTAALTEAILRETEGLAELDRSIFRLCATEGRGYDEAAATLGVSHATVRNRLSRVRRRLRLVVDDFRGAEQP, encoded by the coding sequence GTGACAGCGGTACAGGAGACGGACGCCGAACTCGTGCGTCGCGCCGCAGCCGGCAGCGAGCTCGCCTTCCGCAGCCTCTACCGCGCCTACGTCCGGCCGGTCTACTGGCTCGCGCACGGCATGCTCCACGATGCGGGCGAGGCCGAGGACGTCACCCAGGAGACGTTCGTCGTCGCCTGGAGCAAGCTCGGCGAGCTCGAGCTCGCCAGCGACTCGCTCCTGCCGTGGCTCGCGACGATCTGCCGCTTCCAGGCGGCGAACCGCGTCCGCTCGCGTCGCCGCGATCGCGAGCAGACGGTCGAGGCCGACGACGAGCTGGCGTCGCCGCACGACCTCGAGCAGCAGATGGTGACGGCGGCGCTCACCGAGGCGATCCTGCGCGAGACCGAGGGGCTCGCCGAGCTCGACCGCTCGATCTTCCGCCTCTGCGCCACCGAGGGGCGCGGCTACGACGAGGCCGCCGCCACCCTCGGCGTCTCGCACGCCACCGTCCGCAATCGACTGTCGCGGGTGCGCCGCCGCCTGCGCCTCGTGGTCGACGACTTCCGAGGAGCGGAGCAGCCATGA
- a CDS encoding VOC family protein, whose product MDMKLELIPVPVTDVDRAKDFYTNTIGFVADHDQVVHEGLRFVQLTPPGSACSIVIGVGITEMEPGSQKGLQMVVADAAEAHAELRGRGAEVSEIDSQPWGEFVYFADPDGNTWALQQIVHPG is encoded by the coding sequence GTGGACATGAAGCTCGAACTGATCCCCGTGCCGGTGACCGACGTCGACCGCGCGAAGGACTTCTACACGAACACGATCGGCTTCGTCGCCGACCACGATCAGGTCGTGCACGAGGGCCTGCGCTTCGTGCAGCTGACCCCTCCCGGGTCGGCGTGCTCGATCGTGATCGGCGTCGGCATCACCGAGATGGAGCCCGGGTCGCAGAAGGGCCTGCAGATGGTCGTCGCCGACGCCGCGGAGGCGCACGCCGAGCTCCGCGGGCGCGGCGCGGAGGTCTCCGAGATCGACTCGCAGCCGTGGGGCGAGTTCGTCTACTTCGCCGACCCCGACGGCAACACCTGGGCGCTGCAGCAGATCGTCCACCCGGGCTGA
- a CDS encoding WYL domain-containing protein — translation MSRTTSRVLALLDLLQTHQQWTGPVLAARLGVTERTLRRDVERLRELGYEVVAARGATGGYRLEAGARVPPLLLTDDEAVTVAVGLRLAADEGLEDGQRTTLSALAKFEQVLPASLRERVDAVSRLQRWRRPRETAVPQEVLGRLALACRDQERIRFHYTTADGSESDRLVDPHAVVSTHRTWLLVCWDLRREDWRTFRLDRMSRLFGTRVRFEARIGPEAEVEAPGEGRLRLEVLLSLPLEEATEMLGRWSAGAVAVGSGLTRWPVDAETAEGLLSALVWIPAEVDFRLEGRPEVLEVVSTALERLRGAVATAAQVSSPGRS, via the coding sequence ATGTCCCGGACGACCTCGCGCGTGCTCGCGCTGCTGGACCTGCTGCAGACCCACCAGCAGTGGACCGGGCCGGTCCTCGCCGCCCGGCTGGGGGTGACCGAGCGGACGCTGCGCCGCGATGTGGAGCGCCTCCGCGAGCTCGGCTACGAGGTGGTGGCGGCGCGCGGTGCGACCGGCGGGTACCGGCTCGAGGCCGGTGCGCGGGTCCCGCCGCTCCTCCTCACCGACGACGAGGCGGTCACGGTGGCGGTCGGGCTGCGCCTCGCGGCCGACGAGGGGCTCGAGGACGGTCAGCGGACCACCTTGAGCGCGCTGGCGAAGTTCGAGCAGGTACTGCCGGCGTCCCTCCGAGAGCGGGTGGACGCGGTGAGCCGGCTGCAGCGGTGGCGGCGCCCCCGGGAGACGGCGGTGCCGCAGGAGGTGCTGGGGCGGCTGGCTCTCGCCTGCCGCGATCAGGAGAGGATCCGCTTCCACTACACCACGGCGGACGGGAGCGAGTCGGATCGTCTGGTGGATCCGCACGCCGTCGTCTCCACCCACCGGACGTGGCTCCTGGTGTGCTGGGACCTGCGCCGAGAGGACTGGCGGACCTTCCGGCTGGATCGGATGAGCCGCCTCTTCGGCACGCGGGTGCGCTTCGAGGCCCGGATCGGCCCGGAGGCGGAGGTCGAGGCGCCGGGTGAGGGGCGCCTCCGGCTGGAGGTGCTGCTGTCGCTGCCGCTCGAGGAGGCGACCGAGATGCTCGGCCGCTGGTCGGCGGGTGCGGTCGCCGTCGGGAGCGGGCTCACCCGCTGGCCTGTCGACGCCGAGACAGCGGAGGGTCTGCTGTCGGCGCTCGTCTGGATCCCGGCGGAGGTGGACTTCCGTCTGGAGGGGCGTCCGGAGGTGCTGGAGGTCGTCTCCACCGCGCTGGAGAGGCTGCGCGGCGCCGTCGCGACGGCTGCTCAGGTCTCCTCCCCAGGCCGATCCTGA
- a CDS encoding DUF4192 family protein, producing the protein MTAHLRSSATVREPELLRASGFADLLAVVPSLIGMRPENSVAVVPFRGTRAAGGFRLPLPGRLRRVEIQAVARGCVEMMEAVPEADAALVVVYPEATYEQSRGIPLLELGRAVLRRLERTGLGIVGVACVAPDGWGRYTDPAESRDPRPPAEIDDSEAGVLARATSPDPLDVAVLAELPEVAPSDRAVVAAILERGPGAVRDVVSMVERWLISPPAAGRDGGIVRILQSPALRDQVTVQIALGRAAAEQSRRLQHRLEAVQRRTGETMDEIVARETAAGEVDDLDRSSAALLLGTGTGPDRPRVEHATAALARLAALAPREARPPVLTVLAWCWWSLGVTSLAAVHLESALRIDPSYSMARLYSTVFSYRALPDWIVGAASRSLVAASERP; encoded by the coding sequence ATGACAGCACACCTCCGCTCCTCCGCCACCGTCCGCGAACCGGAGCTGCTCCGCGCCAGCGGCTTCGCCGACCTCCTCGCGGTCGTCCCCTCGTTGATCGGGATGAGACCCGAGAACTCCGTCGCGGTCGTCCCGTTCCGAGGAACTCGTGCCGCCGGCGGCTTCCGGCTGCCGCTCCCCGGGCGACTGCGCCGGGTCGAGATCCAGGCCGTCGCCCGCGGCTGCGTCGAGATGATGGAGGCGGTGCCCGAGGCGGACGCGGCGCTGGTCGTCGTCTACCCGGAGGCGACCTACGAGCAGTCGCGGGGGATCCCGCTGCTCGAGCTGGGCCGGGCCGTCCTCCGGCGATTGGAGAGGACGGGGCTCGGCATCGTCGGGGTGGCCTGCGTCGCGCCGGACGGCTGGGGGAGGTACACCGACCCCGCCGAGAGCCGCGACCCCCGGCCGCCGGCCGAGATCGACGACAGCGAGGCGGGGGTCCTCGCACGGGCGACGTCTCCCGACCCGCTCGACGTCGCGGTGCTCGCCGAGCTGCCGGAGGTCGCGCCGTCCGACCGCGCGGTCGTGGCGGCGATCCTCGAGCGCGGGCCGGGCGCCGTGCGCGACGTGGTCTCGATGGTCGAGCGCTGGCTGATCTCGCCTCCGGCGGCAGGAAGGGACGGCGGGATCGTCCGCATCCTGCAGTCGCCGGCCCTCCGCGACCAGGTCACCGTGCAGATCGCGCTGGGTCGCGCCGCGGCCGAGCAGTCGCGCCGGCTGCAGCACCGGCTCGAGGCGGTGCAGAGGAGGACCGGCGAGACCATGGACGAGATCGTCGCGCGGGAGACGGCAGCCGGCGAGGTGGACGATCTCGACCGCTCCTCGGCGGCCCTGCTGCTCGGGACGGGCACCGGCCCCGATCGACCCCGGGTCGAGCACGCGACCGCGGCGCTCGCCCGTCTCGCGGCTCTCGCGCCCCGGGAGGCGCGGCCTCCCGTCCTGACCGTCCTCGCGTGGTGCTGGTGGTCGCTCGGCGTGACGAGCCTGGCGGCGGTCCACCTCGAGTCGGCTCTGCGGATCGATCCCTCGTACTCGATGGCGCGGCTCTACTCCACCGTCTTCTCGTACCGTGCGCTCCCGGACTGGATCGTCGGCGCCGCCTCGCGGTCGCTCGTCGCCGCGTCGGAGCGACCGTGA
- a CDS encoding GNAT family N-acetyltransferase codes for MSSTDAEPSADGFVHVRADDPRARPLLDELELEYDTRYGTSWGGPASTELSRYPAEDFAPPKGGFVLLLRDGTAIAGGAFKAFDDSTCELKRIWTSSSHRRQGLALRVVAELEAEARRLGYSTAYLTTGPLQPEAQRLYLTAGYTPLFDATQPPEVVVLHGYAKTLTDRPLDVGRIQDAHDAEFRALLAVLPDGGERLRAATRERRG; via the coding sequence ATGTCCTCGACTGACGCCGAGCCGTCGGCGGACGGGTTCGTCCACGTCCGGGCCGACGATCCGCGGGCGAGGCCGCTGCTCGACGAGCTCGAGCTCGAGTACGACACCCGGTACGGGACCAGCTGGGGCGGGCCGGCCTCGACGGAGCTGAGCCGGTACCCGGCAGAGGACTTCGCCCCGCCGAAGGGCGGGTTCGTCCTGCTCCTGCGCGACGGGACGGCGATCGCCGGAGGTGCGTTCAAGGCCTTCGACGACAGCACCTGCGAGCTCAAGCGCATCTGGACCTCCTCGTCCCATCGACGTCAGGGTCTCGCGCTCCGGGTGGTCGCGGAGCTCGAGGCCGAGGCGCGCCGCCTCGGCTACTCGACGGCCTACCTGACGACCGGACCGCTCCAGCCGGAGGCCCAGCGGCTGTACCTGACCGCCGGGTACACGCCGCTCTTCGATGCGACCCAGCCGCCCGAGGTCGTCGTCCTGCACGGCTACGCCAAGACGCTGACGGATCGCCCGCTCGACGTCGGCCGCATCCAGGACGCCCACGACGCCGAGTTCCGGGCGCTGCTCGCGGTGCTGCCCGACGGCGGCGAGCGCCTCCGCGCCGCCACGCGGGAGCGGAGGGGCTGA
- a CDS encoding tetratricopeptide repeat protein — MTSDPTASWQTAVDALWAHDDPEHVLARMRELAAEFPGSDGSAHFELGGALDSAGHEAEAAEEYEQALAAGLDDERRARLSIQYASTLRNLGRAEEAVDLLTAAPPHPAIGAAREVFLALALHSAGRPDDALRIALEALVPTLPRYQRSVSAYAADLAPVPTPSAAR; from the coding sequence ATGACCTCCGACCCCACCGCCTCCTGGCAGACCGCGGTCGACGCCCTCTGGGCGCACGACGACCCGGAGCACGTCCTCGCCCGCATGCGCGAGCTCGCCGCAGAGTTCCCCGGCTCCGACGGCTCGGCGCACTTCGAGCTGGGCGGCGCACTCGACAGCGCCGGCCACGAGGCCGAGGCGGCCGAGGAGTACGAGCAGGCCCTCGCCGCCGGACTCGACGACGAGCGCCGCGCCCGCCTGAGCATCCAGTACGCCTCGACCCTCCGCAATCTCGGCCGGGCCGAGGAGGCGGTGGACCTGCTCACCGCCGCGCCGCCGCATCCTGCCATCGGCGCGGCCCGGGAGGTGTTCCTCGCGCTCGCCCTGCACAGCGCGGGGCGGCCCGACGACGCCCTGCGCATCGCCCTCGAGGCGCTCGTGCCGACACTCCCGCGCTATCAGCGCTCGGTCTCCGCGTACGCCGCCGACCTCGCGCCGGTCCCGACCCCGTCGGCCGCCAGGTGA
- a CDS encoding DoxX family protein, whose translation MKVGSLILRLAVGGLFVGHGLQKLRGSFGGPGLDGTQQMMESLEMHPPRRNAVAAAVTETAGGAALALGAATPLAAAGLIATMVTAVRKVHWSNGLWNAGGGWEFNGLLVAASAAIVADGPGALSFDALLGKKKWGAGWALFALVAGAAASTAAIEAGRRAAPLGSSPESPTSAADGTA comes from the coding sequence ATGAAGGTCGGCTCGCTCATTCTCCGTCTCGCCGTCGGCGGGCTCTTCGTCGGCCACGGCCTGCAGAAGCTCCGCGGCTCGTTCGGCGGCCCCGGCCTCGACGGCACCCAGCAGATGATGGAGAGCCTCGAGATGCACCCGCCGAGGCGGAACGCCGTCGCGGCCGCCGTCACCGAGACGGCCGGAGGCGCTGCCCTCGCTCTCGGAGCGGCCACTCCGCTCGCCGCTGCCGGTCTGATCGCGACGATGGTCACCGCTGTCCGCAAGGTGCACTGGAGCAACGGCCTGTGGAACGCGGGCGGCGGGTGGGAGTTCAACGGCCTGCTCGTCGCCGCGTCGGCCGCGATCGTCGCCGACGGACCGGGCGCGCTCTCGTTCGACGCGCTGCTGGGCAAGAAGAAGTGGGGCGCCGGCTGGGCCCTGTTCGCCCTGGTCGCCGGAGCCGCCGCCTCGACCGCCGCGATCGAGGCAGGCCGCCGCGCCGCGCCGCTCGGCTCCTCCCCCGAGTCCCCCACCTCGGCCGCCGACGGCACGGCCTGA
- a CDS encoding SDR family NAD(P)-dependent oxidoreductase: MTGRLTGKNALVTGAGSGIGRAVAERFAREGARVAFSDRDLAAAESAASAFPEAVAVALDISDESSVEAAFARLADEGRSPDVVVANAGVQLFGQDAKVADLDLDVWRRTIDINLTGTFLTVKHAVRALRGRGGSIILTGSPTGLNGEGQDFTAYSSSKAGIHGLARTVAAAYAGEGVRVNTVVPGYTETPLVTAISGDAEARAAITSRIPLGRPGSAADVEGIMVYLASDESSYATGALFRVDGGMTTL, translated from the coding sequence ATGACCGGTCGCCTCACTGGCAAGAACGCCCTCGTCACCGGAGCCGGCTCCGGCATCGGCCGTGCCGTCGCCGAGCGCTTCGCGCGGGAGGGCGCCCGTGTCGCCTTCTCCGATCGCGATCTCGCTGCGGCCGAGAGCGCCGCCTCCGCATTCCCCGAGGCCGTCGCCGTCGCGCTGGACATCTCGGACGAGTCGAGCGTCGAGGCCGCGTTCGCCCGGCTCGCCGACGAGGGCCGCTCTCCCGACGTCGTCGTCGCCAACGCGGGAGTGCAGCTGTTCGGCCAGGACGCGAAGGTCGCCGACCTCGACCTCGACGTCTGGCGCCGCACGATCGACATCAACCTCACGGGCACCTTCCTCACCGTCAAGCACGCGGTGCGGGCGCTCCGCGGTCGCGGCGGCTCGATCATCCTGACCGGCAGCCCGACCGGCCTGAACGGCGAGGGCCAGGACTTCACCGCGTACAGCAGCTCGAAGGCGGGCATCCACGGCCTCGCCCGCACGGTCGCCGCGGCCTACGCGGGCGAGGGCGTCCGGGTCAACACGGTCGTGCCCGGCTACACCGAGACTCCGCTCGTCACCGCGATCTCGGGCGACGCGGAGGCCCGCGCCGCCATCACCTCGCGCATCCCGCTCGGCCGCCCCGGCTCGGCCGCGGACGTCGAGGGGATCATGGTCTACCTCGCGAGCGACGAGTCCAGCTATGCGACCGGAGCGCTCTTCCGTGTCGACGGCGGCATGACCACACTCTGA
- a CDS encoding DUF4232 domain-containing protein: MSPILRRTATIAAVATALLVTGCAGRADVASSQTPLPTPTVAATATATATPTATPETSPTEASPAAAPEPSVAPEPTAAPEPGTVPSIERCTGADLALEYRPDPDASGAGSSAFDLVFTNTTAVTCTLAGIPGVYATDADGVRLGAVAAATGPNPDGLFSLIPGGQADVRVTWHSPGAFGCPVATSAYLVAEVVDAADPAVRAPASIEVCTDGTVFMEASTYTLLG; encoded by the coding sequence ATGAGCCCGATCCTGCGCCGCACCGCCACGATCGCCGCCGTGGCGACCGCGCTCCTCGTCACCGGGTGCGCGGGGCGCGCGGACGTGGCCTCGTCGCAGACGCCGCTGCCGACTCCGACCGTCGCGGCGACGGCCACGGCGACTGCCACGCCCACGGCCACCCCCGAGACCTCACCGACGGAGGCGTCGCCCGCCGCGGCTCCGGAGCCGAGCGTCGCCCCGGAGCCGACCGCCGCACCGGAGCCGGGCACCGTCCCCTCGATCGAGCGCTGCACCGGCGCCGACCTCGCGCTCGAGTACCGCCCCGACCCCGACGCGTCCGGCGCGGGCAGCAGCGCCTTCGACCTCGTCTTCACGAACACCACCGCCGTCACCTGCACGCTCGCCGGCATCCCCGGCGTCTACGCGACCGACGCCGACGGCGTCCGGCTGGGAGCAGTCGCCGCCGCCACCGGGCCGAACCCCGACGGGCTGTTCTCGCTGATCCCCGGCGGGCAGGCCGATGTCCGCGTGACCTGGCACTCCCCCGGAGCCTTCGGCTGCCCCGTCGCGACCTCCGCCTACCTCGTCGCCGAGGTCGTCGACGCGGCGGACCCCGCCGTCCGGGCACCGGCCTCGATCGAGGTCTGCACCGACGGCACGGTCTTCATGGAGGCGTCGACCTACACGCTGCTCGGCTGA
- a CDS encoding FadR/GntR family transcriptional regulator, whose amino-acid sequence MPAYPEDDPSLVRLELQTLPRGTAVAEVAKQLTSLLTRGDLVPGSRLPPERQLAESLGVGRSAVREALAALEILGIVSVRPGSGTYLRDSTSELLPTTLSWGLMLSAGRTAELIEVRSGLEIQAAMLAAIRIDAEGLDKLRAHLAAMESHLDDMSAFVDADVRFHLQIALSAENVVLRDLLQTIRSLLRLWVERALSSPQQALDAFTEHRAVLEALEAGDPAAAARAMESHMSTASRRLADTGS is encoded by the coding sequence ATGCCGGCGTACCCCGAAGACGATCCGTCCCTCGTGCGCCTCGAGCTGCAGACCCTGCCCCGCGGGACGGCGGTCGCCGAGGTCGCGAAGCAGCTCACCTCTCTCCTCACCCGCGGCGACCTCGTGCCCGGCTCGCGGCTGCCTCCCGAGCGCCAGCTGGCCGAGAGCCTCGGAGTCGGCCGCTCGGCCGTGCGGGAGGCGCTCGCCGCCCTCGAGATCCTCGGCATCGTGTCCGTCCGCCCCGGCTCGGGCACCTACCTCCGCGACAGCACCTCCGAGCTGCTGCCGACGACGCTCAGCTGGGGGCTCATGCTCTCGGCCGGGCGCACCGCCGAGCTCATCGAGGTGCGGAGCGGCCTCGAGATCCAGGCCGCCATGCTCGCCGCGATCCGGATCGACGCCGAGGGGCTCGACAAGCTGCGCGCGCACCTCGCCGCGATGGAGTCGCACCTCGACGACATGAGCGCGTTCGTGGACGCCGACGTGCGCTTCCACCTGCAGATCGCGCTCAGCGCCGAGAACGTGGTGCTGCGCGATCTGCTGCAGACGATCCGCTCGCTGCTGCGGCTCTGGGTCGAGCGCGCGCTGAGCAGCCCGCAGCAGGCCCTCGACGCGTTCACCGAGCACCGCGCCGTGCTCGAGGCGCTGGAGGCGGGCGACCCCGCCGCCGCGGCCCGCGCGATGGAGTCGCACATGAGCACGGCCTCGCGGCGCCTCGCCGACACCGGGAGCTGA
- a CDS encoding MFS transporter: protein MDQEIDVDLPPQTGARPNADAAVEKSTIRKISVRLVPFVALMFFINYLDRTAIGFAAPNGMEADLALSAAQFGFASGVFFIGYILLEVPSNLALHRFGARRWLARIMVSWGIVALLFTWVQNFEQLVVLRFLLGVAEAGFFPGAILFLSLWVPAKHRSKILALFYLAQPLTTVIGAPLAGLLIEQDGIFGLEGWRFMFLGVSVPAIIVGLIAWFYLKDKPSDAKWLTREEQVWLTTALQREEDVKTKGVTTHPKMSSAFKSGRVWMLSFVYFGFIYGLYALAFFLPTIIEGFQEQYGTTFGIFEKGLITAIPYVPAAIALFLWSRDATRRGVRTWHIVIPAIAGGLSIPLALFAGSPAATIAVITVTAMAIFSALPNFWTFPTRFLTGAAAAAGIALINTVGNLAGFSAPYITGALKDATGGYEVPMFIVGFFLLLSALLMSLLARKYKDAPLDAPTVDVIAH from the coding sequence ATGGATCAGGAGATCGACGTGGACCTTCCCCCTCAGACCGGCGCTCGGCCGAACGCCGACGCCGCCGTCGAGAAGAGCACGATCAGGAAGATCTCGGTGCGCCTCGTGCCGTTCGTCGCCCTGATGTTCTTCATCAACTACCTCGACCGCACGGCGATCGGCTTCGCCGCGCCGAACGGCATGGAGGCGGACCTCGCGCTCTCAGCCGCGCAGTTCGGCTTCGCCTCGGGCGTCTTCTTCATCGGCTACATCCTCCTCGAGGTGCCGAGCAACCTGGCGCTGCACCGCTTCGGCGCCCGCCGCTGGCTCGCCCGCATCATGGTCAGCTGGGGCATCGTCGCGCTCCTGTTCACCTGGGTGCAGAACTTCGAGCAGCTCGTCGTGCTGCGCTTCCTGCTCGGAGTCGCCGAGGCCGGCTTCTTCCCGGGCGCCATCCTCTTCCTCAGCCTCTGGGTGCCCGCGAAGCACCGCTCCAAGATCCTCGCGCTCTTCTACCTGGCGCAGCCGCTCACCACGGTCATCGGAGCCCCGCTCGCGGGCCTGCTGATCGAGCAGGACGGCATCTTCGGCCTCGAGGGCTGGCGCTTCATGTTCCTCGGCGTCTCTGTCCCGGCGATCATCGTCGGCCTCATCGCCTGGTTCTACCTCAAGGACAAGCCCTCCGACGCGAAGTGGCTGACCCGCGAGGAGCAGGTCTGGCTCACCACCGCGCTGCAGCGCGAGGAGGACGTCAAGACCAAGGGCGTCACCACGCACCCCAAGATGTCGTCGGCGTTCAAGAGCGGTCGCGTCTGGATGCTGAGCTTCGTCTACTTCGGCTTCATCTACGGCCTCTACGCGCTGGCCTTCTTCCTCCCCACGATCATCGAGGGCTTCCAGGAGCAGTACGGCACGACCTTCGGCATCTTCGAGAAGGGCCTGATCACGGCGATCCCGTACGTGCCCGCCGCCATCGCGCTCTTCCTCTGGTCGCGCGACGCCACCCGCCGCGGAGTCCGCACCTGGCACATCGTCATCCCGGCGATCGCCGGCGGCCTGAGCATCCCGCTCGCCCTCTTCGCCGGCTCGCCCGCGGCGACGATCGCGGTCATCACCGTCACCGCGATGGCGATCTTCTCGGCGCTGCCCAACTTCTGGACCTTCCCGACGCGCTTCCTCACCGGAGCCGCGGCGGCCGCGGGCATCGCGCTCATCAACACGGTCGGCAACCTCGCCGGCTTCTCGGCCCCGTACATCACGGGTGCCCTGAAGGACGCGACCGGCGGCTACGAGGTGCCGATGTTCATCGTCGGGTTCTTCCTGCTGCTCTCGGCCCTGCTGATGTCGCTGCTCGCCCGCAAGTACAAGGACGCCCCGCTGGACGCGCCGACGGTCGACGTCATCGCGCACTAG
- a CDS encoding dihydroxyacetone kinase family protein, whose product MTRLYNDPSDFADEMIDGFVAANRRFVRRVQGGVVRSTASAPGSVALVVGGGSGHYPAFGGLVGQGLAHGAAMGNLFASPSAQQVHSVAKAAEHGGGVLLSYGNYAGDVLNFDAAQRRLRDEGIDVRTVTVTDDISSAAPHEKHKRRGIAGDLTVFKVAGAAAEEGASLDDVERIAALANERTRSFGVAFSGCSLPGASEPLFEVPEGRMAVGMGIHGEPGIREDDVPTADGLAELLVESLLAERPDGVEELEGARLVVILNGLGSVKYEELFVVYSGIERRLRAHGVEVLEPEVGELVTSFDMAGVSLTFFWVDDELERLWAAPAEAPAYRKGAVRPAAPLEDTAEETAGPAAIAEASEHSRAAAATVLAALEATERVIDENADELGRIDAVAGDGDHGIGMQRGVHAAVAAARAAVEAGAGSGTVLAHAGDAWSDRAGGTSGALWGAALDAIGGALGDSDGPSAESVLAGVERARTAILAFGATPGDKTMVDSLVPFADVLGTRVGAGAPLAVAWRDAALACTEAAAATAQLLPKMGRARPHAEKSLGTPDAGAHSLALIVTAVGAVLTENDSSTGA is encoded by the coding sequence ATGACCCGGCTCTACAACGACCCGTCCGACTTCGCCGACGAGATGATCGACGGCTTCGTCGCCGCGAACCGCCGCTTCGTGCGGCGGGTGCAGGGCGGCGTGGTGCGCTCCACCGCGAGCGCCCCCGGCTCGGTCGCCCTGGTCGTGGGCGGCGGCTCCGGCCACTACCCGGCGTTCGGCGGGCTGGTCGGCCAGGGGCTCGCGCACGGTGCGGCGATGGGGAACCTCTTCGCCTCTCCGTCCGCGCAGCAGGTCCACTCGGTCGCGAAGGCGGCCGAGCACGGCGGCGGCGTGCTGCTCAGCTACGGCAACTACGCGGGCGACGTGCTGAACTTCGACGCGGCCCAGCGGCGCCTCCGCGACGAGGGGATCGACGTGCGCACCGTGACCGTGACCGACGACATCTCGAGCGCGGCGCCGCACGAGAAGCACAAGCGCCGCGGCATCGCCGGCGACCTCACGGTCTTCAAGGTCGCCGGAGCCGCGGCGGAGGAGGGCGCCTCGCTCGACGACGTCGAGCGGATCGCCGCCCTCGCCAACGAGCGCACCCGCTCGTTCGGCGTCGCGTTCTCGGGCTGCTCGCTGCCCGGAGCCTCCGAGCCGCTGTTCGAGGTGCCCGAGGGCCGCATGGCGGTCGGCATGGGCATCCACGGCGAGCCCGGCATCCGCGAGGACGACGTCCCGACGGCCGACGGTCTCGCCGAGCTGCTGGTCGAGTCGCTCCTGGCCGAGCGGCCCGACGGGGTCGAGGAGCTCGAGGGCGCCCGCCTCGTCGTGATCCTCAACGGGCTCGGCTCGGTCAAGTACGAGGAGCTGTTCGTCGTCTACTCCGGCATCGAGCGGCGCCTCCGCGCGCACGGCGTCGAAGTGCTGGAGCCGGAGGTCGGCGAGCTGGTCACGAGCTTCGACATGGCGGGCGTCTCGCTCACCTTCTTCTGGGTCGACGACGAGCTCGAGCGGCTCTGGGCGGCCCCGGCGGAGGCCCCCGCCTACCGCAAGGGCGCCGTGCGCCCCGCGGCCCCGCTCGAGGACACCGCGGAGGAGACGGCCGGCCCGGCCGCGATCGCGGAGGCGTCCGAGCACTCCCGCGCCGCCGCCGCCACCGTGCTCGCCGCCCTCGAGGCGACCGAGCGCGTGATCGACGAGAACGCCGACGAGCTCGGCCGGATCGACGCGGTCGCGGGCGACGGCGACCACGGCATCGGGATGCAGCGCGGGGTGCACGCGGCCGTCGCCGCGGCCCGCGCCGCGGTCGAAGCGGGCGCGGGCTCGGGAACGGTGCTCGCCCACGCGGGCGACGCCTGGTCCGACCGCGCGGGCGGCACCTCCGGAGCCCTCTGGGGCGCCGCGCTCGACGCGATCGGCGGGGCGCTCGGCGACTCCGATGGCCCCAGCGCCGAGTCGGTGCTCGCGGGAGTCGAGCGGGCGCGGACCGCGATCCTCGCCTTCGGCGCGACTCCGGGCGACAAGACCATGGTCGACTCCCTCGTGCCCTTCGCCGACGTGCTCGGCACCCGGGTCGGTGCCGGCGCGCCGCTCGCCGTCGCGTGGCGCGACGCCGCCCTCGCCTGCACCGAGGCCGCCGCCGCCACCGCGCAGCTGCTGCCGAAGATGGGCCGCGCCCGCCCGCACGCCGAGAAGAGCCTCGGCACACCCGACGCGGGAGCCCACTCGCTCGCGCTGATCGTCACGGCCGTCGGCGCCGTGCTGACCGAGAACGACTCCAGCACCGGCGCGTAG
- a CDS encoding ribose-5-phosphate isomerase, producing MSAPFRLVVGSDDAGFDYKQIIKADLEKDSRVASLVDVGVDAESHTPYPSVAIAAAEMVARGEADRAILICGTGLGVAIAANKVAGIRAVTAHDSFSVERSILSNDAQVLCMGQRVVGIELARRLVKEWLGYEFDTSSASAEKVRVIEAYEAGHPADGVAASPSSC from the coding sequence ATGAGCGCACCGTTCCGCCTGGTCGTCGGCTCCGACGACGCCGGCTTCGACTACAAGCAGATCATCAAGGCCGACCTCGAGAAGGACTCGCGCGTCGCGAGCCTGGTCGATGTGGGCGTCGATGCCGAGTCGCACACGCCGTACCCGAGCGTCGCCATCGCGGCCGCCGAGATGGTGGCCCGCGGCGAGGCCGATCGCGCGATCCTGATCTGCGGCACCGGGCTCGGAGTCGCGATCGCCGCGAACAAGGTCGCCGGTATCCGCGCGGTGACCGCGCACGACTCGTTCTCGGTCGAGCGCTCGATCCTCTCGAACGACGCGCAGGTGCTCTGCATGGGCCAGCGCGTCGTCGGCATCGAGCTCGCCCGCCGCCTCGTGAAGGAGTGGCTGGGGTACGAGTTCGACACCTCCTCCGCCTCGGCCGAGAAGGTGCGCGTCATCGAGGCCTACGAGGCCGGCCACCCCGCCGACGGGGTCGCCGCGTCGCCCTCGTCGTGCTGA